caaagaTACAAGAAAAAGGATTTTTCTTTAtgcttatttttaattaaagttTTTGATCATATGGATAATTTAaagtatttattttacttttataagaaaacagataaaataaaaaaatgcaaaaatGTTATTCAAAACAATATGGACAATAATGATGAAAACTTCGATTTCATATTAAGTAAACTAGGAATAAAGCAATATACAAGAAATGAGGCCAaggaatttataaaattaaataatgttAGCActcattataaaaatgaattaatattagatataaaaaataataataatttaaacaaaaaacaaaaaactATACTTGAACATGTAATTAATTGGTTTAAATATAATCATGAGGAAGAcaaagaaaatgataaaaaagaaaatgtaataatagataatgaaaataataatggtGGTTTACTTGTAAATGGAATATTTGGATCTGGTAAAAGTACTCTTATTTGCaatgttattttatatttagataaaatattaagttttgaggaaaaaaaaataaaaaaaaataaaagcattataaaagaaagtgataatgaaaaaaatacaaaacaaagtaaaaatttaaaaaaaaataatgatgatgaaaaagatattaaaaaaaagaaagaaaaatatgaaagtaaaaatcttaacaaaaaaatattattgatGTGTAACACAAACTTAGGAGTTgataatattcttttaaaattaaagtttGATTTTGATTTCTATAATTTTGCTAGAATAggaaatatttttgaaataaatttttttttaattacaaattatattaatataaattcaaaagaagaaaaaagaatCGAGGAACTTGTAagttatttagaaaaaataagcaaaaaaacagataattttttcaataatttcAATAAGAAAGATATTAAAGaagataatgataaaaaatcaagtaatttttctaatatagatttacataaaataagtgataatttaaataaggaagaaaaaaattatgtagaAAATTTAAGTACTGatgataaagataaaatgaGAATtgaagatataaataaaataagaaattctgatatattgataaatatattaaaaaaaaaaaaagactttgttttaaaaaataaatataaaaacaaaagagTTATAGCAGGAACTTGTAAAAGTTTATATAtctttgaaaaattaaattcggtaaaaaaaagtattgaTTATTTAATTGTTGATGAATGTACTCAAATAGATGAATTAAcccttttaaaattttttattaaattcccaataaagaaatttatatttattggCGATATAAAACAACTCAgttttgttttaaaaagtaaaagtgATTTAACACGTAGTATGTTTTCTAGATTTATTGAAAATGAGTTATTTATCAAAAATTATTCTATAAAATATGAAGATGAGTTAAATAGTACAAATGATAATAGAAATTGTGACAGTAatcaattatatataaataaaataattgatgaaataaataatttaaatgaaataacaTTTTCCGCTTTGAAagataatttatatgaaaaaatgttTGAATTAGATGATGAGAAAAATGATAGAGAAAACGATAtcctaaaaaaaaactatatagAAAAGAATAGAATCGATTTAGCTAACGTTTtatgtattaataaattagtaATTATGAATAAACAATATAGATGTCATCCAAGTATAAGTAATTTATGTAgtcaattattttataataatcatataaaaaatggaaaaagtACAAAGAAAATCAAAATTCTTtacaataaatataattctcatataaatttaattttaataaaaaaaaattataaagaaataaaatataattcttcATATGTTAATATATTAGAGGCTAACatcattttaaatatatgtgaAAATATGATTGATAGTAATATTAAGCCTGATGATATAGGAgtaataactttatttaaatatcagtctttttatatcaaaaacaaaatgaaacatttaaaaaactACGATCagttaaagaaaataaaagtgaGTACAGTGGATGCCTTTCAAGgtatagaaaaagaaataattttattttcatgtGTCTTatgttcttttttaaatgaaaataggTCTAACGTTTCATCTAGTGatcatataatatataataataatatgaataataaaattcataatagcaaaatgaataatttatGCGAAAATAATACAATAAATATTGACGAACTtcctaaaaatatatctaatgaaaatttatcaTATAATTCCAATCATTATTATGaacatttttatgaaaataaaaacagaATAAACGTAGCATTAAGTAGAGCAAAAAGTCAACTAATAATTATTGcccataataattttatagaaaaaaatgatatatggaaatatataaaattcaaaTCTAAAGTATACTATTATGATTAGTTGgtttgaaaatataaatatgtatttaatattttttaacaaaaaaaaaaaaaaaaaaaaattcataattttttaaattattaataaaatatataatatattactatttttactcattatatatataaatattcaattcaaaatttaattttttttttctctttttttctattttaatgaatatatatattttttaagtaaattaaatattctttatatatatttttaatgatatactgtttctataaaaaaattttcctttttttcggTTATTTGTTAGATAGGTACTACGTACCTCTTAGCTTCATGATTTATAACATTATAAACagtaaatgttttttttttagtaaaagaTAAATCTGAATTTGATATAATAGAATCACTTGTATTATCAGAAGCATAAGAAATGAAACTATTACAAGTGTTATCAGATAAACATATAAAATGAGGTAAaggatataaaaataaaaaagaagaatagCGTTTTAATATTCTGTTATCATGTGGAATTGGATAAATATGACTTTGACCAATTATTGttgatattaaaattttttgtaaattttgtTTATCCCCATCACTTGCATTTATTGAAGAACTCCAAATTAAATCATTCAAGACATCATGTCTAAAGAAAAtcatttttctattaaaatgTCTAATTCTACATGGATTtgtagaaaaaattattctttttttacaagaaaaaaatgattgaATATTCTGTTcaaattttctaatataaTAAGGAAGAATTGGGAATTTGGGTATACTATTTTTGCAAGCACATGGATCATTTTTACCAggaataaatattaaataacaattttgtaaaattaatttaaattttgaaattaataaaagagaTAATTTCTCAAAACCTTTCATATAtagattattaaaatttttattataatcaaACTTTAAACTTATAAAATCTCCCATGAATATAAATCCGATAGGTAATTCATTTTCAGGGTAAGTGTTTACATATAAAGATAACATCTTATCCAGTATTTCAAAAGTATATGGATtatctaaatatatatcatGCATAATTATCCAGTTTTGTTtcttatcattattttttacaataatttcatattcagatatttcttttttttcattttcattttcaaaaTCATAAAACAaatcttcttcatttttttcatcatcataatttctataaaaaaaaattgaaatatatatatatatatatatatatatataatatgttttaataatattaatgtaatattataattaaaaatataataatatttatagttACATAGATAATATTAATTGTTAAAACCTGGGTGGATGCATTATCTCAGTAACataaaaagttttatttaataatttcatttttcctTGAAGCAAAATAAGATGACCAATGCAATATATACCAGGATTAATTATGcaatttttgttaataaataattttatttcatttctaACACCTTGTATAACTAAATCACCATCTCTATTTAATCCTAAAATACCAATAATATGTTGGTGTTCTATATTTGTTAATTTAATTGCATCAACTGAAACAATTAttgttttatcttttatatgtatttcaTTGATTGCATCAGACCAAAATAAAACTGATGGGTGTCCTTTagttttttttgttaataaatgatattttaattcataaaattCTACATCAGTATTAGAATTTATATACTCATTATAATTTTCGATAGAATcaacttttttcttttttaaaaatttcatttttttttcatcataatAAAAGTGGTTTAAATCTAAAAAAATGTTGTATACTTTTATACCATcactatatttttctttgtatattttaattgaTTCTTCATATatcttttctttatattctaatattattttttctaagtCTTTTATATTCAAATTATAATCTTCTTCAAACCTTTCTCTATATTCTTTAACTATATAGTACATCATATCTGAATCAAATTTTGTGATATCAACTATCTTATCTTCTTCTTTAGCTTTTCCTTCTAttactttttcttcttctataTAACTATGctcatatataaaattcaaaCAATCTAAATCGACATTAATATTATGATCatataaataagaatataaaGAAATGTGACTAATAGAACCATTAAAAGCTAAAAACACTTCATCAATGATACTTCCtccttcattttttatttttataatgtgTTCTTCAATATTAGTTaagtataaatttatatttttaatgtcaTTTTTCGTTATATTATcgataatattttcttttatatatgtattcattttatctttaatgatatatatatactaaaaaaataaagaacatAAGAAAATGATATTCACAAGtacttttaataatttttattcatcTTTTTGAATAATGAActtgaaatattattttatcttataatttatttattattattaatattttttttttttttactaaaaataaaggtaaaataatatatgttttctaatattatacatcatacatttttatattttttatttgtattttttttttttttttaaatttacattaataataacggttgattatttttttaacatttgtctataattatttttaaatattcaaaaaatcaaatgtttttatttagaaaattttctaaattttttttttgttttttttctttcaatatatatatttttatctttttttttatagaaaccaaaaaaaaaaaaaaaaattaaagtaaaataaaataaaagcttaaatttgtatttaatgaattataattttttagataAATATTATTGCGTGTTCtttatttgtaaaattttaaaaatgtaatatatGCAAACGTCTTAAAAATACTGATATTAATTggtgaaaaatataatgaaatattcattttttttttaaacactaaacttttatattatcataattttgtatttttattaatttaaatgaatacaTTGACTATCCATATTTATTGAAAGAGGTtcactttttaattttttataaatacagAAAGTATTtcacaaaaattatatagcaacctttttaaaattttatataaaaaaaaagttactgtatgttaatttttattccatataattaatgaaaattactAAAAGTAAAAGAAATACTTGTGTAGAAATAAAGggataatataataaataattgttAATACATATTAGAAAAGGATATTAAATGTagacatatttttatttttttattttatcctagtaaaaaatgaaaaataacaCATTAGAAATCATATTAAaagtatattatatatatatatatatatattcaaaaataaaattattatataaataaaaaaagagtgatgaaaaaaaaattttaattctaaaactaaaaaaaaaaataaaaaatataagtaatgaaaaaaaaaaattttaattctaaaactaaaaaagataaaaaaatatattagatattatgaaaaaaatttcaaatataaaattaaaaaaaaactatacaAATTTTATAGtagaatattatttaatatttttaaaatgataatactaaacaaattataattataaattaaagaaaatagtatataataaaaaaaaaataataacaatttatattttttttcatttttatgaatattcaacaaaaataaaaaatgcttCCAATTAAAGATCCTGctaaacataaaataaaaatggtaattattactattttattCTTCTGAAAAAATCCTTGATTTATTATatcctttaaaaaaaaaataaatatatatatatatatatatatattaatgcaTAATTtcagtatattttttataatatatttttacgtAATCTTCTGATTTATGAGCATCTAAATTAGATAAATTCGTGTCTATACcaatcattttttctttatcaacTTCGAAATTACAGTTAGATCTACTTATTCCTTttagaagaaaattatatattaacatatataattacatttattttatatttttaatgtatattattaattggagatattcatatatatatataacctaattttttattttcattatcgaATATTaagtatttatttaaaaaaaagggaaTTCCTAATTTTAACACACCTGaagaatttattaaaactCTATAAATATCatcactaaaaaaaaaaaaaaaagtatgtgttatatttcatatatatttttactagaaaatatagaaaaaaata
The sequence above is drawn from the Plasmodium relictum strain SGS1 genome assembly, chromosome: 14 genome and encodes:
- a CDS encoding DNA polymerase epsilon subunit b, putative, giving the protein MNTYIKENIIDNITKNDIKNINLYLTNIEEHIIKIKNEGGSIIDEVFLAFNGSISHISLYSYLYDHNINVDLDCLNFIYEHSYIEEEKVIEGKAKEEDKIVDITKFDSDMMYYIVKEYRERFEEDYNLNIKDLEKIILEYKEKIYEESIKIYKEKYSDGIKVYNIFLDLNHFYYDEKKMKFLKKKKVDSIENYNEYINSNTDVEFYELKYHLLTKKTKGHPSVLFWSDAINEIHIKDKTIIVSVDAIKLTNIEHQHIIGILGLNRDGDLVIQGVRNEIKLFINKNCIINPGIYCIGHLILLQGKMKLLNKTFYVTEIMHPPRNYDDEKNEEDLFYDFENENEKKEISEYEIIVKNNDKKQNWIIMHDIYLDNPYTFEILDKMLSLYVNTYPENELPIGFIFMGDFISLKFDYNKNFNNLYMKGFEKLSLLLISKFKLILQNCYLIFIPGKNDPCACKNSIPKFPILPYYIRKFEQNIQSFFSCKKRIIFSTNPCRIRHFNRKMIFFRHDVLNDLIWSSSINASDGDKQNLQKILISTIIGQSHIYPIPHDNRILKRYSSFLFLYPLPHFICLSDNTCNSFISYASDNTSDSIISNSDLSFTKKKTFTVYNVINHEAKRYVVPI